One segment of Thermoanaerobacter kivui DNA contains the following:
- a CDS encoding replication-associated recombination protein A — protein MEYKQASIFDNEVKKNKPLADRMRPKTLDEFVGQEHLLGKGKLLRELIEKDNITSMILWGPPGVGKTTLAMIIANMTNSKFVTFSAVLSGIKEIKEIMAKAELDAMYGTRTVVFIDEIHRFNKAQQDAFLPHVEKGNIILIGATTENPSFEVNSALLSRSKVFVMKPLTEEDLLVLLKRALRDKERGLGMYNIEISGAQLKKIALFANGDARVALNTLEIAVMAAEVIEGKRIVTDDILADAMQKKTLLYDKEGEEHYNLISAFHKSLRNSDWDAAVYWLARMLEAGEDPLYVARRMIRFASEDIGLADPQALEMAVAAYNACHYIGMPECSVNLAQVAIYLALAPKSNAVYMAYNKAKKDAEETIAESVPMHLRNAPTKLMKELGYGKGYKYAHDFEEKITDMQCLPDNLKDRKYYVPTDSGFEKDIQRRLEQISNLKNKGK, from the coding sequence ATGGAATACAAACAAGCATCTATATTTGATAATGAAGTGAAAAAAAATAAACCTTTGGCCGACAGGATGAGACCCAAAACTTTAGATGAGTTTGTAGGTCAAGAACATCTTTTAGGTAAAGGGAAATTACTTAGGGAATTGATTGAAAAAGACAATATTACTTCAATGATTTTGTGGGGGCCGCCAGGGGTAGGTAAAACTACCCTTGCTATGATTATAGCCAATATGACAAATTCTAAATTTGTCACCTTTAGTGCTGTTTTATCAGGAATCAAAGAGATAAAGGAGATAATGGCAAAAGCTGAATTGGATGCTATGTATGGAACTAGAACTGTTGTATTTATTGATGAAATTCATCGCTTTAATAAAGCTCAGCAAGATGCTTTTTTGCCTCATGTAGAAAAAGGAAACATAATATTAATTGGTGCAACTACAGAAAATCCTTCTTTTGAGGTAAATTCAGCGCTTTTGTCTCGTTCTAAAGTTTTTGTCATGAAACCTCTTACAGAAGAAGATTTACTTGTACTACTTAAAAGAGCTTTAAGGGATAAAGAAAGAGGTCTTGGAATGTATAATATAGAAATTAGCGGAGCTCAGCTTAAGAAGATTGCACTTTTTGCAAATGGAGATGCGAGAGTTGCTTTAAATACATTGGAGATTGCAGTTATGGCAGCAGAGGTAATTGAAGGGAAAAGAATTGTTACAGATGATATATTAGCAGATGCAATGCAAAAAAAGACTTTACTGTATGATAAAGAGGGAGAGGAGCACTATAATTTAATATCAGCTTTTCACAAATCTTTAAGAAATAGCGATTGGGATGCGGCAGTGTATTGGCTTGCAAGGATGTTAGAAGCGGGAGAAGACCCTCTCTATGTCGCAAGAAGGATGATACGCTTTGCTTCTGAAGATATTGGGCTTGCAGATCCTCAAGCTCTTGAAATGGCTGTTGCAGCATATAATGCTTGCCATTATATTGGAATGCCTGAATGTAGTGTAAATCTCGCACAGGTGGCAATATATTTAGCGTTAGCTCCTAAATCTAATGCGGTATACATGGCATATAATAAAGCTAAAAAAGATGCAGAAGAGACAATTGCTGAAAGTGTGCCTATGCATTTAAGAAATGCTCCTACAAAGCTTATGAAAGAATTAGGATATGGCAAAGGGTATAAGTATGCACACGACTTCGAAGAGAAAATAACTGATATGCAATGTCTACCGGATAATCTTAAAGACAGGAAATACTATGTACCGACGGATTCTGGTTTTGAGAAGGACATACAAAGGAGATTAGAGCAAATTAGCAACTTAAAAAATAAAGGAAAATAA
- a CDS encoding HIRAN domain-containing protein → MESIYIAITGCQYYYGTKVLKPGTIVRLEKDLYNDYDDEAISVTLAPLGQVGYVANSVGTVPRGCYSAGRIYDRFGSHAFAVVKFVTKDLAIAEFLEEDFIKVTIKFRLKEKRKKKYKNKT, encoded by the coding sequence GTGGAATCTATTTATATTGCAATAACTGGATGTCAATATTATTACGGCACAAAAGTTTTGAAACCAGGCACGATTGTAAGATTAGAAAAGGATTTGTACAATGACTATGACGATGAAGCAATATCTGTTACCCTTGCCCCATTAGGACAAGTAGGATATGTAGCTAATAGTGTTGGAACTGTTCCAAGAGGTTGTTATAGTGCAGGGCGAATTTACGATAGATTTGGGAGTCATGCCTTTGCTGTGGTAAAATTTGTGACAAAGGACCTTGCCATTGCAGAATTTTTAGAAGAGGACTTTATAAAAGTTACTATAAAGTTCCGACTAAAAGAAAAAAGAAAGAAAAAGTACAAAAATAAAACTTAG
- a CDS encoding glycerol-3-phosphate acyltransferase, translating to MIILLSILEFGCGSLMFSYWMGLMLGKRLEEVRDGNPGAFNLGHAAGFKMEVENLKGAKH from the coding sequence ATGATTATTCTGCTCAGCATATTGGAGTTTGGCTGTGGTTCATTGATGTTTTCATATTGGATGGGGCTTATGCTGGGAAAAAGATTAGAAGAAGTGAGGGATGGAAATCCCGGAGCTTTCAATTTAGGTCATGCAGCAGGCTTTAAAATGGAAGTCGAAAATTTAAAGGGGGCAAAGCATTAG
- a CDS encoding patatin-like phospholipase family protein — MYGVVLEGGGARGAYQIGVYKALIEEGIEVGGIAGTSVGALNGAVLVQGDFEKAYELWYDISYSKVIKAEDEEIEKLKKGKLEREDILLLVQRLKGIIGDGGLDITPLRNLLQEVIDEDKIRRSGKDFGIVTVSLSDLKPLELYIEDIPQGKLVDYLMASAYLPVFKREKIDGKKYIDGGIYNNLPANLLMDKGYKDLIVIRTGSFGIVRKLDFKGLNVLVISPKEDLGGILDFDKNLSRYNLKLGYFDGLKALKGLKGYKYYIHPEEKEEFFINYLLNLEGEKIKDIKEIFRINQEIPDKRALFEFIIPRLCGILDLKDTADYEEIFLALLENLAETYDVDRFKVYTYAELIEEIKRKVRIEEEEEEGNIIEKIIKKVDVLSLFTKSEVIKELGRIIFS; from the coding sequence ATGTATGGAGTAGTATTAGAAGGTGGAGGAGCGAGAGGGGCCTATCAAATAGGAGTTTATAAGGCACTGATAGAGGAAGGAATAGAAGTAGGAGGAATTGCAGGCACTTCTGTAGGCGCTTTAAATGGGGCTGTATTAGTGCAAGGAGATTTTGAAAAGGCTTATGAGCTATGGTATGATATTTCTTATTCCAAAGTCATAAAGGCTGAGGATGAAGAGATAGAGAAATTGAAAAAGGGTAAGCTGGAAAGAGAAGATATCCTTTTATTAGTTCAAAGATTAAAAGGCATCATTGGAGATGGAGGCTTAGATATAACTCCTTTGAGGAATTTATTACAAGAAGTTATAGATGAAGACAAGATAAGAAGGTCAGGGAAGGATTTTGGCATTGTGACAGTGTCTTTAAGTGATTTAAAGCCGCTGGAATTATACATTGAAGACATTCCTCAAGGGAAATTGGTAGATTATTTGATGGCAAGCGCTTACTTGCCTGTTTTTAAGAGGGAAAAAATTGATGGAAAAAAGTATATTGACGGAGGGATATACAACAATCTTCCTGCTAATTTGCTAATGGACAAGGGATATAAGGACTTGATAGTCATAAGGACAGGAAGCTTTGGAATCGTGAGGAAACTTGATTTTAAAGGCTTAAATGTTTTGGTCATTTCTCCAAAAGAGGATTTAGGAGGGATATTGGATTTTGATAAAAATCTTTCCAGGTATAATCTTAAATTAGGGTACTTTGATGGTCTAAAAGCTTTAAAAGGACTAAAAGGATATAAATATTATATACACCCAGAGGAAAAAGAAGAATTTTTTATAAATTATCTTTTAAACTTAGAAGGGGAGAAAATAAAAGATATAAAGGAGATTTTTAGAATCAATCAAGAAATACCTGACAAAAGGGCTTTGTTTGAATTTATAATACCAAGACTTTGTGGAATCTTGGACTTAAAAGATACTGCTGATTACGAAGAAATATTTTTAGCATTGTTAGAAAATTTAGCAGAAACCTATGATGTAGATAGGTTTAAAGTTTACACCTATGCTGAACTTATAGAAGAAATAAAGAGAAAAGTTAGAATAGAGGAAGAGGAAGAAGAGGGCAATATAATCGAGAAAATAATTAAAAAAGTGGATGTGCTTTCTTTGTTTACAAAAAGTGAAGTCATAAAAGAATTAGGTAGGATTATTTTTAGTTAA
- a CDS encoding DUF6930 domain-containing protein, whose product MEKDIKVIINYILNIGKPRRIFVRDEYLLYLLTDLCERGKIDLQVKERLKAIDRFVESFSEFQF is encoded by the coding sequence ATTGAAAAGGACATTAAAGTAATAATCAATTATATTTTAAATATAGGAAAGCCCAGAAGGATTTTTGTAAGAGATGAATATTTGCTTTATCTATTGACGGATTTATGTGAACGTGGAAAAATAGATTTACAGGTTAAAGAAAGGTTAAAAGCTATTGATAGATTTGTAGAAAGCTTTTCTGAATTTCAATTTTAA
- the rlmD gene encoding 23S rRNA (uracil(1939)-C(5))-methyltransferase RlmD, with protein sequence MKRNDIITVEIKDMEFGGFGIGYFEGKKVKIKGALLGQIIKAKVKKVKKDMVEGEIVEVIENSPLEKQSFCPHFGDCGGCTYQNVSYQDQLKIKEDILKKLLEKEGIRDYEFLGIVKSPKEHGYRNKMEYTFGKDKEGNEVLGLHRKGRFYEVIMTDKCNIVEDDFLKALNLTFDYAIKKGLPFYDKKTHEGFLRHLVVRKASKSGEILLNIVTTTQLQHDFTELIERYKNANFESRLVGVLHTQNDSWSDAVVCEKLNVLYGKDYLIEELLGLKFKISAFSFFQTNSYGAEKLYETVREFAGDVSDKIVFDLYSGTGTIGIIMAPMAKKVIGIELVEEAVMSARKNAELNGLENCTFIAGDVSQKLKEIKEKPDVVIVDPPRSGINPKALEDIVKFNAEKIVYVSCNPESLVRDLKTLSEDVYKVKKVKCVDMFPHTYHVETVVLIERK encoded by the coding sequence GTGAAAAGAAATGATATTATAACAGTTGAGATAAAAGACATGGAATTTGGTGGATTTGGGATAGGCTATTTTGAGGGGAAAAAAGTAAAAATAAAAGGAGCACTTTTGGGGCAAATAATAAAGGCAAAAGTTAAAAAAGTAAAAAAGGATATGGTAGAAGGCGAAATAGTGGAAGTAATAGAGAATTCTCCTTTGGAGAAGCAAAGCTTTTGCCCTCACTTTGGGGACTGTGGCGGCTGTACTTATCAAAATGTTAGCTATCAAGATCAACTTAAGATAAAAGAAGATATTTTGAAAAAGCTTCTTGAAAAAGAGGGAATAAGAGATTATGAATTTTTAGGGATTGTGAAAAGTCCTAAAGAGCATGGTTATAGGAATAAAATGGAATATACTTTTGGAAAAGATAAAGAAGGTAATGAGGTGTTAGGACTTCATAGAAAAGGTCGATTTTATGAGGTAATCATGACAGATAAATGTAATATTGTTGAAGATGACTTTCTCAAAGCTTTAAATCTTACTTTTGATTATGCAATAAAAAAAGGACTTCCTTTTTATGACAAAAAGACTCATGAAGGTTTTTTGAGACATTTGGTTGTGAGAAAGGCATCAAAATCAGGAGAGATTTTGTTAAACATTGTGACGACAACACAGTTGCAACATGACTTTACAGAGCTTATTGAAAGATATAAAAATGCGAATTTTGAAAGTCGGCTTGTAGGTGTACTACATACTCAAAACGATTCCTGGTCAGATGCTGTAGTATGTGAAAAGTTAAATGTGTTATATGGAAAAGATTATCTTATTGAAGAGCTTTTAGGATTAAAATTTAAAATAAGTGCATTTTCTTTTTTTCAAACTAATTCATACGGAGCAGAAAAACTTTATGAGACAGTGAGGGAATTTGCAGGAGATGTATCTGACAAAATAGTTTTTGATTTGTACTCTGGTACAGGAACCATAGGCATAATTATGGCTCCAATGGCTAAAAAGGTAATTGGGATAGAACTAGTAGAAGAAGCAGTTATGTCAGCAAGAAAAAATGCTGAGCTAAACGGCCTTGAAAATTGCACTTTTATTGCTGGCGATGTATCTCAAAAGTTAAAGGAGATAAAAGAAAAACCTGATGTAGTAATTGTAGACCCCCCAAGGTCTGGAATCAATCCAAAAGCGCTTGAAGACATTGTGAAATTTAACGCTGAAAAAATAGTGTATGTTTCGTGTAATCCCGAATCTCTTGTAAGGGATTTAAAAACCCTCAGCGAAGATGTATATAAAGTGAAAAAAGTAAAATGTGTAGACATGTTTCCTCATACCTATCATGTTGAGACGGTAGTTTTAATAGAGAGAAAGTAA
- a CDS encoding spore coat associated protein CotJA: MYDYNPYVQDYAFPSLKLAQAYVPLQKYVSLYPPEEAIKKGTIFPELDMPYVGEKMR, encoded by the coding sequence ATGTACGACTATAATCCTTATGTGCAGGATTATGCTTTTCCTTCTCTAAAGCTTGCACAGGCTTATGTGCCTTTACAGAAGTATGTATCTCTTTATCCTCCGGAAGAAGCCATTAAAAAAGGCACTATCTTTCCTGAACTTGATATGCCTTATGTAGGCGAAAAAATGAGGTGA
- a CDS encoding spore coat protein CotJB: MDGNQISMLKKIMEIEFTCIDLNLYLDTHPEDQKALQDYNYYSNQLSMSKQQYEQFYGPLMVFGHSQSQYPWKWVDDPWPWEIEY, translated from the coding sequence ATGGATGGCAATCAAATATCTATGCTTAAGAAAATCATGGAAATAGAGTTTACCTGCATAGATTTGAATCTATATTTAGACACTCATCCCGAGGACCAAAAAGCTCTTCAAGACTACAACTATTATTCTAATCAATTGTCTATGTCGAAACAGCAATATGAACAATTTTACGGACCTTTGATGGTTTTTGGTCATTCACAAAGTCAATATCCTTGGAAATGGGTAGATGACCCATGGCCTTGGGAAATAGAATATTGA
- a CDS encoding manganese catalase family protein, which yields MWVYEKKLQYPAKVCKPDVKMAKYLIAQYGGPDGELAAALRYQTQRFVMPTGKAKAVLTDIATEELAHLEIIATLVFKLLKGVPVEILKREGLGEYYTEHDRGLFYADTTGMLWTAAYIQAKGDAIADLHEDMAAEEKARATYEHLINLTDDPCVKDTLRFLREREIVHFQRFGETLVQVREYMESKKFF from the coding sequence ATGTGGGTTTATGAAAAGAAACTACAATATCCTGCTAAAGTATGCAAACCAGATGTAAAAATGGCAAAATACCTCATTGCCCAATATGGAGGCCCTGATGGAGAATTGGCAGCCGCCTTAAGATATCAAACCCAGCGATTCGTTATGCCTACAGGAAAAGCAAAAGCAGTTTTGACAGACATTGCTACAGAAGAATTAGCACACCTTGAAATAATAGCAACTCTTGTTTTCAAACTTTTAAAAGGAGTACCAGTAGAAATATTAAAGAGAGAAGGATTGGGAGAATATTACACGGAGCACGACAGAGGATTGTTCTACGCAGATACAACTGGAATGCTGTGGACCGCCGCCTATATCCAGGCAAAAGGAGATGCAATCGCTGATTTACACGAAGATATGGCAGCCGAAGAAAAAGCAAGAGCAACTTATGAACATTTAATAAATCTAACGGATGACCCTTGCGTAAAAGATACTTTAAGGTTTTTGAGAGAAAGAGAGATTGTACACTTTCAAAGATTTGGAGAAACTTTAGTACAGGTAAGAGAATATATGGAAAGTAAAAAATTCTTTTAA
- a CDS encoding YbaK/EbsC family protein, which yields MSVEAVKEFFKEKGYDIKIKIFEDTSTVEKAAESLGVTPGEIAKSMLFRLKDKYIMIITAGDKKIHNRKFKETFKTKAKMASPEEVLEVTGHPVGGVCPYGLKNPVEVYYDVSLKNYEVVYPAAGDVNAAAIIKVEDLDKIVEGKWVDVCQ from the coding sequence GTGTCAGTAGAAGCGGTGAAAGAGTTTTTTAAAGAGAAGGGATATGATATTAAAATAAAAATTTTTGAAGATACAAGTACTGTGGAAAAAGCAGCAGAGTCTCTCGGTGTAACTCCTGGGGAAATAGCAAAGTCTATGCTATTTAGATTAAAAGATAAATATATTATGATTATAACAGCAGGAGATAAAAAAATACACAATAGAAAATTTAAAGAGACTTTTAAGACAAAAGCAAAAATGGCATCCCCGGAAGAAGTGTTAGAAGTTACAGGGCATCCTGTTGGTGGCGTTTGTCCTTATGGGCTGAAAAATCCGGTTGAAGTATATTATGATGTGTCTTTAAAAAATTATGAGGTAGTATATCCTGCTGCTGGCGACGTAAACGCTGCTGCCATCATAAAAGTCGAAGACCTTGATAAAATAGTAGAAGGAAAATGGGTAGATGTATGCCAATAG
- a CDS encoding homocysteine S-methyltransferase family protein, which yields MLDIFKELSNRVIVFDGAMGTQLQERGLKTGECPEYMNITHPEVVFDIHRSYIEAGADVIETNTFGANRIKLAKYGLENEVFNIVTQAVKIAKEASKDKPVALSIGPIGELLTPYGDMTFDEAYDVFKEVVIAAERAGADIVLIETMSDMLEAKAAILAAKENSNMKVICTMTFQEDARTLMGSDPITVVVSLQGLGLDAIGVNCSTGPDKMVSVVEKMSQVSRIPIIAQPNAGMPVIRDGKTVYDLKPEEFASFFPLLVEKGASIVGGCCGTTPQYIKLVKEAVKDLKPKVKVTKFTAVASNTKTVFIGDDYPLRVIGERINPTGKKKLSEAFLAGDVSLAVEEAIKQQKCGAEILDVNVGVPGIDEEQLLPKVVSEIQNVVNLPLQIDSTNIKAVEKAIRILRGRPIINSVSAKEESLKEVLPIVKKYGACVVGLTVGDKGLPKDRHERIENAKKIIKKAEEYGIPKEDILIDCIVLTVSSEQEAAIETLEAIKLAKEELGVNTVVGLSNVSFGLPERRLINSTFLAMAASYGLTTAIINPCDEAMMDTLRASMVLLNKDKGSVNYLNIYGKKQKEEIKEKEQQKIQEEDLKSKLYIQILEGKKSGVEDIVKNILEEEVQPLSIVDNIIIPALKEVGDRYEKGIYFLPQLLSSAEVVQNAFKIIKEKLPKGSVSKGKIILATVEGDVHDIGKNIVKVLLENYGYDVIDLGKDVKGEVILEEVKRTGAPLVGLSALMTTTLFNMEKIIKLLKANTEVKIMVGGAVLTEEYAYKIGADYYGKTAQDAVKIADKFFLKLCKTCGI from the coding sequence ATGTTAGACATTTTTAAAGAACTTTCAAATAGAGTGATTGTTTTTGATGGAGCAATGGGGACACAACTTCAAGAGAGGGGTTTAAAAACTGGAGAGTGTCCCGAATATATGAATATAACCCATCCAGAAGTAGTATTTGATATCCACAGGTCCTATATAGAAGCAGGAGCGGATGTGATTGAGACAAATACCTTTGGCGCTAACAGGATAAAATTAGCAAAATATGGACTGGAAAATGAGGTTTTCAATATTGTCACTCAGGCTGTCAAAATTGCCAAAGAAGCTTCCAAAGATAAACCTGTGGCACTTTCTATAGGACCTATTGGAGAACTTTTGACCCCTTATGGAGACATGACTTTTGACGAAGCTTATGATGTTTTTAAAGAAGTAGTTATAGCTGCAGAAAGAGCGGGAGCAGATATTGTTTTAATTGAAACAATGTCAGATATGCTGGAGGCAAAAGCTGCCATTCTTGCTGCTAAAGAGAATTCAAACATGAAAGTTATATGTACAATGACTTTTCAAGAAGATGCAAGGACTCTCATGGGGTCAGACCCTATAACTGTAGTAGTTAGTTTACAAGGGTTAGGATTAGATGCCATTGGCGTTAACTGCTCGACAGGCCCCGATAAAATGGTAAGTGTAGTGGAAAAAATGTCTCAAGTTTCTCGCATACCTATTATTGCACAACCTAATGCAGGTATGCCTGTCATTCGCGACGGCAAAACAGTTTACGACTTAAAACCAGAAGAATTTGCTAGTTTCTTTCCTTTACTTGTTGAAAAAGGTGCCTCTATAGTTGGGGGTTGCTGCGGTACTACTCCACAATATATAAAACTTGTTAAAGAGGCTGTAAAAGATTTAAAGCCAAAAGTCAAAGTAACCAAATTTACAGCTGTAGCTTCTAATACAAAAACAGTTTTCATAGGTGACGATTATCCTTTAAGGGTTATAGGGGAGCGTATTAATCCAACTGGGAAGAAGAAGTTGAGTGAAGCTTTTTTGGCTGGAGATGTAAGTTTAGCAGTAGAGGAAGCTATAAAACAGCAAAAATGCGGAGCGGAAATATTAGATGTAAATGTGGGGGTACCAGGAATAGATGAGGAGCAATTACTTCCCAAGGTAGTTTCTGAAATACAAAATGTAGTAAACCTTCCTCTTCAAATAGATAGCACTAATATTAAAGCTGTAGAAAAAGCTATAAGAATTTTAAGAGGTAGACCCATAATCAACTCTGTAAGTGCAAAAGAGGAAAGTTTAAAAGAAGTGCTTCCTATTGTCAAAAAATACGGAGCTTGTGTTGTAGGACTTACTGTAGGAGATAAAGGGCTTCCCAAAGATAGGCATGAAAGAATTGAAAATGCGAAAAAAATTATAAAAAAAGCGGAAGAGTATGGCATACCTAAAGAGGACATATTGATAGATTGTATTGTGCTGACGGTTTCTTCTGAGCAGGAAGCTGCAATTGAGACTTTAGAAGCGATAAAATTGGCTAAAGAAGAGTTAGGAGTAAATACTGTTGTGGGACTTAGCAATGTTTCCTTTGGTTTACCTGAAAGAAGGTTGATAAACTCTACTTTTTTAGCAATGGCAGCATCTTATGGGCTTACTACTGCTATTATAAATCCCTGCGATGAAGCCATGATGGACACTTTGAGGGCTTCAATGGTTTTACTAAATAAAGATAAAGGCAGTGTGAATTATCTGAATATATATGGGAAAAAGCAAAAAGAGGAGATCAAAGAGAAAGAACAACAAAAAATTCAAGAAGAAGATTTAAAATCAAAACTCTATATCCAGATTTTAGAAGGCAAAAAGTCAGGAGTAGAAGATATAGTAAAAAATATTTTAGAGGAGGAAGTTCAGCCTCTTTCTATAGTTGATAACATAATAATTCCTGCTTTAAAAGAAGTGGGAGATAGATATGAAAAAGGCATATATTTCTTGCCACAACTTTTGAGCTCTGCAGAAGTGGTGCAAAACGCTTTTAAGATAATAAAAGAAAAGCTTCCAAAAGGTTCAGTATCTAAAGGCAAAATAATCCTTGCAACTGTTGAAGGTGATGTCCACGACATAGGAAAAAATATAGTAAAAGTTCTTTTGGAAAATTACGGATATGATGTAATTGACTTAGGAAAGGATGTAAAAGGAGAAGTAATATTAGAGGAAGTAAAGCGAACAGGGGCACCGTTAGTAGGTCTAAGTGCTTTGATGACGACAACTTTGTTTAATATGGAGAAAATTATCAAACTGCTTAAAGCAAATACTGAGGTAAAAATAATGGTAGGCGGGGCTGTTTTGACTGAGGAATATGCTTATAAGATTGGTGCAGATTATTACGGAAAAACGGCTCAAGATGCAGTTAAAATTGCTGATAAGTTTTTCTTAAAATTATGTAAAACTTGTGGTATTTAA
- the glgP gene encoding alpha-glucan family phosphorylase yields MSNEKLPRVAYFCMEYGLQSDFKLYAGGLGILAGDHLKAAKELGMPLVGIGILWKQGYTEQHIGEDGYPYDAYRNYTRKYDFLKDTGVKVKVKIRNRDVYCKVWLVDNFDNAPLYLLDTDIPENGDRWITGQLYGWFGEERVAQEIVLGIGGVRALRALGIDVDVYHFNEGHAVLAAIELIREKMENQNMSFEEAWKATREEVVFTTHTPVKEGNESHDLELLMYMGANNGLSIEQMAQIGGVPFNMTVAGLRLSRIANGVSKLHGQTANRMWQHVDNKAPIISITNGIDRNTWVDKRIIEAYNKGEGLLQTHNILKQELIDFIYQRTGVKLDADKLLIGFSRRAAPYKRSDLIFTNDEVIGDYLRSKKIQMVFSGKGHPLDDVGKKIVAKLIEMTKKYPESVVFLEDYDMTIGKMLTRGADVWLNNPRRPLEASGTSGMKAAMNGVLNLSILDGWWPEACIDGVNGWQFGDGFESDNIEELDKHDLEALYDVLLNKVVPTYYNDKAKWENMMRESIRTTYDAFSANRMLKEYYDLMYTKK; encoded by the coding sequence ATGAGTAATGAAAAATTGCCAAGAGTAGCCTATTTCTGCATGGAATACGGCTTACAATCAGATTTCAAACTATACGCAGGTGGTCTTGGCATTTTAGCAGGAGACCATCTAAAAGCCGCAAAAGAATTAGGTATGCCTTTAGTAGGAATAGGCATACTGTGGAAACAAGGTTATACAGAACAACATATCGGTGAAGACGGATACCCTTATGATGCCTATCGCAATTACACACGTAAGTACGACTTTTTAAAGGACACAGGAGTAAAGGTAAAAGTAAAAATAAGAAATAGAGATGTGTATTGCAAAGTATGGTTGGTAGACAACTTTGACAATGCTCCTCTGTATTTGCTTGACACAGATATACCAGAAAATGGGGACAGATGGATAACAGGTCAACTTTATGGATGGTTTGGTGAAGAAAGAGTTGCACAGGAAATAGTATTAGGCATTGGCGGAGTAAGAGCTTTAAGAGCTTTGGGAATTGATGTAGATGTTTATCATTTTAACGAAGGGCATGCAGTATTAGCAGCCATTGAGCTTATAAGAGAGAAAATGGAAAATCAAAATATGAGTTTTGAAGAGGCGTGGAAAGCTACAAGAGAAGAAGTAGTATTTACAACCCATACCCCTGTTAAAGAAGGAAACGAATCTCACGATTTAGAACTTCTCATGTACATGGGTGCAAACAATGGTCTTTCAATTGAGCAAATGGCTCAAATCGGTGGTGTTCCTTTTAATATGACAGTCGCAGGTTTGAGACTTTCTCGCATTGCAAACGGTGTCTCAAAACTTCACGGTCAAACTGCAAACAGAATGTGGCAGCATGTTGACAACAAAGCTCCTATAATTTCAATAACAAACGGAATTGATAGAAACACTTGGGTAGATAAAAGAATAATAGAAGCCTACAACAAAGGTGAAGGACTCCTACAAACTCACAATATTTTAAAACAAGAATTAATTGATTTTATATATCAAAGGACAGGAGTCAAATTAGACGCTGATAAACTTTTGATAGGTTTTTCAAGGAGAGCTGCTCCTTACAAAAGAAGCGACCTTATATTTACCAATGACGAAGTTATAGGTGATTATCTAAGGTCTAAAAAAATTCAAATGGTGTTCTCTGGAAAAGGTCATCCATTAGATGACGTAGGTAAAAAAATTGTCGCAAAATTAATAGAGATGACAAAGAAATATCCTGAAAGCGTAGTATTCCTAGAAGATTACGACATGACAATAGGAAAAATGCTTACTCGAGGCGCTGATGTGTGGTTAAACAATCCAAGAAGACCATTAGAGGCCAGTGGTACCTCCGGCATGAAAGCCGCCATGAACGGAGTGCTAAATTTAAGTATTTTAGATGGATGGTGGCCAGAAGCTTGTATAGACGGAGTAAATGGCTGGCAATTTGGGGATGGTTTTGAGTCTGACAACATAGAAGAATTAGACAAACACGACCTTGAAGCACTCTATGACGTCCTTTTAAATAAAGTAGTTCCAACCTACTACAACGATAAAGCGAAATGGGAAAACATGATGAGAGAAAGCATAAGAACAACTTATGATGCTTTTTCAGCAAATAGAATGTTAAAAGAATACTACGATTTAATGTACACAAAAAAATAA